The following nucleotide sequence is from Ferroacidibacillus organovorans.
AGGGGAACAGGCTACGTTTGAAGCTGGCATCCATGGGATTCACCCGGATTTGGTTAAGGTATTGGGACGCCTTAAGTTTCGTACGAGTTACGGTCAGAATGTGCTCAAGCACTCTGTTGAGGTAGCCCATTTGGCTGGACTCATGGCGGCAGAACTCGGCTTAGATGTGGCCTTGGCAAAGCGCGCAGGACTTCTTCACGATGTTGGAAAAGCAGTTACGCATGAAGTGGAGGGTTCGCACGTAGAAATTGGTGTAGACCTTGCAAAGAAATACCGTGAGCACCCGATTGTCATCAATGCAATCGGAGCGCATCACGGAGATATTGAATACACGTCACCCGTGTCGGTGCTCGTCGGGGCTGCAGACGCATTGTCTGCGGCGCGGCCTGGTGCCCGTCGCGAATCGCTTGACGTGTACCTTAAGAGGCTTGAGCGTCTTGAAGAGATTGCGTGCTCGTTTGAAGGCGTGGACAAGTCATACGCGATTCAGGCGGGACGCGAAATACGAATTATTGTAAAACCAGAGCAAGTGGATGATGCAGAGTCAATTCGCGTAGCGCGCGAGATTTCAAAGCGAATTGAGAGTGAACTGGATTACCCTGGGCAAATTAAAGTCACGGTAATTCGCGAGACCAGAGCAGTAGAATACGCAAAATAGAGGCGGCCTTTTGGCTGCCCTTATTTTTATTTTGAAGGATTGGATTTTTTTTCAAAAGGGAGGCGCGCAATGAGGTGGTTGATGCTTGGCGATATTACAGGTCATCCAGGAGTGACAGCAGTTGTCCGCTATTTGCCTGATCTGGTGACAAAACATCGTCCGGATCTCGTGATTGCAAACGCAGAGAACTCAGCGCAAAATGGCCGCGGAATTACACGGCAGGCGGCAGAGCGACTGTACGATGCGGGAGTGGAGATCCTGACACTTGGCAATCACGCCTTTGATCAAAAGGACACTGCTTCTTGGCTTGGCGATGATCCGCGTATTATTCGACCCGCGAATCTACACACGTCAGTACCGGGGCAGGGGTACACCATCGTCAAAGTGAATGGGGGAACTGTGGCGGTTCTAAACCTCATTGGACCTGCCGGGATCCCGCTTGGGAGTAATCCATTTCTCTTTTTTGATCAATTCTATAAAGATCACTCGGCTTCTTTCGATCTACTTTTTGTCGATTTTCACGCTGAGTTTACTTCCGAAAAGTTGGCGTTTGGTTGGTATGCGGATGGGCGAGCGACGGCGGTGATCGGCACGCATACACATGTTCAGACGGCGGATGAGCGTATTTTACCGAACGGAACCGGATATTTGACGGATGTCGGCATGACGGGACCGCGTGACGGCGTGCTTGGCGTACGCAAAGAGACCGTCATTCGCAAATTTATCGATCAATTGCCGGCGAGGTTCGATGTCGCAGACGGATATTTACAATTGTCAGGTGTCTTGATTGACATTGCCGACAATGGTCGAGTCACAAAAATCGAACGCATACAACAGCTCGAAGGATAAAGTGTAATGGTTTTGCATTCAGTCACTCTTATGGAGGTTGAGCCATGTTTCAGGGGAATCGAGTTGTTGATGGACACGCAGATATTTTGTATCGCATGGGTCGCGAAAATCTGTCGTTTGGCGATGTTGATTCGAAACTTCAACAATCCTATGAGAAATTAAAAGCGAGTGGCGTCGATCTGCAAGTTTTTGTGACGTTTGTTGAACCTGCACTCTCCAGTGGGGAGCAATTGTATGAAGTGTTTTCTTCGCTCCAGCGATTCTATGATGAGGTTGTCCCAAAAGGCGTTTCGCCGATTCTGTCTGCTGCTGATTTGGCGAATGTACGTAATCCTGAACAACATCAAATTTTTGGACTCCTGAGTGTCGAAGGCGCGGAATGCCTTGACCGCCGTATCAGCGTGTTAGACGGATTGTACCGTATGGGAATTCGCCTCATCGGCCTTACGTGGAACGGTCAGAATTGTCTCGCAGACGGTGTAGGCGAGTTGCGCGGGGGCGGGCTGACGCAGTTTGGATTTGAGGTGGTGCAGCGGATGAATGAGCTAGGCATGGTTATTGATGTCTCCCACTTGAGTGTTCAGGGCGTTTGGGATGTGCTTGATACCTCAAGGGCCCCGATTGTCGCCTCACACAGCAATGCCATGCGTGTCCACGCACATAGAAGAAACCTGACAGATGACCAGATTCGAGCCATTGCGCGCTCTGGCGGGTTGATCGGCGCAACGTTTGTTCCGCCTTTTCTCGCAGAGAAAGGCGCGTCTATCGATGATGTGTTGCGTCACATTGATTATCTTTTGACAATCGCAGGTGAAGACGCGGTTGGTCTTGGTTCTGATTTTGACGGAATCGATGAGGGACCTGTGGGGTTACGCGACGGACGATCTTATCCGGATCTTTTGGAGCGACTCTATCGAGCGTATGGAGAGCCTTTGGCAAAAAAAATCGCAGGAGAGTCTTGGCTACGCGTTTTGGAATCCGTGCTTCGCTAACGTTTGGGACGTATTTCCAGCGTTTGCTGGGAGATCAATGTGTGAGGTGCAAACGTGATGCATGCCGTGGATCTTCATGTTCATACAACGGCGTCTGACGGAACGCTTCGTCCGTGCGAGATCGCGAAACTCGCGCGCGAGAAAAAGTTATTTGGCATTGCAGTGACCGATCATGACTCCGTCGATGGCGTCCCCGAGGCAATATCCGCAGGGCTTGAGTATTCAGTGCGCGTGATTGCCGGGGTGGAGTTGAGTGCGACGGATGAGGCGAGAGATATCCACATTCTCGGCTATGGGATGGATCTTTCCTGTGAGCCGTTTCGAATGAAGCTCTCCTCCCTGCGCTGTGAGCGTGACGAACGCATCAAAAAAATGGTTGAGCTCGCTCAAAGGCGCGGGATGCCCATTTTGTTTGACGATGTTTTACGCGAGTCGTCCGGAGGGGCGGTCGGCCGTCCGCATCTCGCGCGCGCCATGGTTAAAAGACAGATCGTGTCGTCTGTTCATGAAGCATTTACGCTTCATCTGCGGCGCGGGGCGACCTGTTTTGTTGAGCGTCCGCAACTCACGGTGAAAGAGGCCGTACGGTGGATCCACGATGCGGGAGGGGTGGCCGTTTTGGCACATCCCGCATTGATAGGAGATGACGCGGCCATCGAAGCGTATCTTCGTTTTGATATGGATGGAATCGAAGTGGATCATCCGGACAATGACGTGAAACAGCGCGCGGCGTACCGCGAGATGGCCCGAAGACTGAACCTGTTTACGACGGCCGGCTCTGATTTTCACGGCGCTGCGAGTGGACATCGCGGCGATCTTGGTAGTCAGGTCATGAATTATGAAGACCTCCCCGCAGTGCTTCGCATTTAATCTCCCATCTGCCCGTGAATTGGGCGCCTCAATCCGTGTCACATGCCTAGATCGCTTCATAGGATGTGCTGACAGATCGATCGATCCATCAACAGAGGAGCAGACGATGCACTGTCAACATGGCTGAAGGAGGTCGCGGGCGTGCACTCACGAGATGAATACCGCGAAATCATTACAGATGCAGTTTGTGGTCGCGGTAGCAAGTACAGTCAGCATACCTATACCATCCACACGGCGAACCGTCCTACCACCATCGGCGGTTGCTGGGTGATGAATCACTCGTGTGAAGGGGTTCTGATCGGCGAAACGGTCGAGGTTCGCGGGCGTTTTGATACGAATGTTTGGTATTCGTACAACGACAACAGTGAAACCGCAGTTGCAAAAGACACGGTTTCCTACGTTGAGCAAATCAACTTGCAGGGGCTTGATCCAAATTGTTCGCTGGATGATCTATCAGTCCACGTCAAGGTCAAGCAGGAGCCTAACTGTGTCGATGCGACGATTGTGGATGACCACTCCGAAATTCTTGTTCGCGTCGAGATTGAATGGCTTGTCGAAGTGATTGGACCGACGAAGGTGTGGGTATTGACGATGACGCCCTCCCATAAAAAAGACAGCTTTGACGTCGAGAGCAGTTTGCTTGAAGAGTCAAGCCTGTAAAAAGATTTCATGCAGTGCGTGGGCGCGATGCGCCCTTTTTCTCTAGTTCCACGCATTGCAAAAGAGGGGGCGGCGTCGTGTCACAGTCGCACACGGTGGAAGTCTCATATGGCGCACTTTCAAAGCGACTGGATTTTTTGGGCAAAAGACGCGAGATGAAAATACTGTTACCTAAAGGCATTCGCGCCGCGCTTCACATGCCGCCGCATGCAATGCGTTTTATGACGACTGGCCATCAGGCCATCCGTATCGGACCGGCGTTTGCAATCTATGCGTTGCCTTTAACGAAAGGGCGGCGCTTTGGCCAACAGCAATCGCTGTTTCAAGACGTCAGCCGACTGGGGGCGCGTCTTGGCATGGATATCTATGTGATTACGCCAGGCGCAATCCGCACTGATTCTGGCGTCGTTATGGGGTATCGCTTTCGCGAAGGGACTTGGCGTAAAGAGGTGTGCCCCTATCCAGACGTTGTATGGCGAAGATTGACCAGTCGCCCGCGCGCGTTTTTGACGAAGTTGATGGAGGATGAAACGATCTTCGAGTCAATCCCCCAGATCACGCTGCCACGCTCCATGAGTGAAAAGGGTGTCATGCATCAGCGTGTGTTGATGTGCTCCCCTTTTTCTGCACACGTGCCGCATACCCTGATGGCGCGCAGTACTGAAGAGCTTGTCGCGTGTGTGGATGGGTTTGATGACTGTTACGTAAAACCTGCGCGCGGGACTCAGGGAATCGGCATTGTGCGCGTGCGCCGTGCGCGCGGCGGCTATGAAGTGTTGCGCGATGGTGCGCCGCCGCGCGAGATCTCTCTGTCTGAACTCGCGCGGCGGTATGCGCCTTTTTTTCGCGCCGGAGAACGCGTTCTCATCCAGGAGACGATCCCACTGCTTCGCACCAAGGAGGGACGGCCGCTTGATTTTCGCTGCCTCGTTCAAGCGGTAAACGGTCGCCCTGTCGTGACAGCGCTCATTGCGCGCATCGGTTCCCTGGAATCGATTACGACCAATCTTCACACAGGCGGTGAAGCGGTATCCGCACAGGCGCTCTTGCCTCATCTCTCTGTGGCGCAGGCAAGTGCCATGTCTGCAGAATTCTCGCGCATGGAGTCTCTTGCTTGTGATCTGTTTGAACACATAAAGCGTCAGCATGGTGAATTGGGAGAAGTGGGGATTGATTTCGCGTTTGATCAGGATCTTCGCGTTTACATCCTGGAAGTCAATCCATGTCCCGGTCGACGAATGCTCAAAAACGTCGATCTGCGGTTGCGCACGCGTTCGATCACGCGGATTCTAGAGCATGCCCTCTGCATTACAGGGTATGAGTCGATCAAATCATGACAAGGAGAATGGGTGTGGCGAGTCCATCAAGGCGCGTGCGAAAACCCTATCTGACTGGTGTGGACAACAGGGAGAGCACGGTCGGCGTCATGGCGCATGTGCGGCTTGTCGATGGCCAGTTTTCGGGAAGACAAGGACCCGCTCTCATGAAGTATCTTGAAATCGGGAGAAAGCACGACATTGCGGTGTGTGTCTTTGACCCCGCAGATGTCGATCTAAAGCGGCATGTCTTAGAGGGGTACGTGTTACAGCGCGGAAGCGAGACGCCACAGCTGATTCGGCGGGAGATGCCGATTCCTCCGGTGATTTACGATCAAATCTTGTCACGCCGCTACGAACAACTGCGCGCCTTTCGCCCCTTACGCGCTTATCTGCAAAAAAACGCCAAGCTCTTTAACAGTGGCTATTTTGACAAATGGGATGTCGATCAGTGGTTAAAAAAGCGTACTGCACTCCTTCCATTTCTTCCTGAGACCGATCTGCTGCGCGATGCGGAACAATTGCGAGCTTTTTTGATGAAACACCCGGTTGCGTTTATCAAACCGACGGCCGGAAGCCTTGGTATTGGCATCTTGCGGGTGGTGCAAAGAGACCGCGGGTATTTTGCGCAGTTGCGAAAGCGTTCTGGGGCGCTGAGCGAAGAGACGTTTAAGAATGCAGAAGATCTTTTT
It contains:
- a CDS encoding TIGR00282 family metallophosphoesterase, encoding MRWLMLGDITGHPGVTAVVRYLPDLVTKHRPDLVIANAENSAQNGRGITRQAAERLYDAGVEILTLGNHAFDQKDTASWLGDDPRIIRPANLHTSVPGQGYTIVKVNGGTVAVLNLIGPAGIPLGSNPFLFFDQFYKDHSASFDLLFVDFHAEFTSEKLAFGWYADGRATAVIGTHTHVQTADERILPNGTGYLTDVGMTGPRDGVLGVRKETVIRKFIDQLPARFDVADGYLQLSGVLIDIADNGRVTKIERIQQLEG
- a CDS encoding dipeptidase, whose translation is MFQGNRVVDGHADILYRMGRENLSFGDVDSKLQQSYEKLKASGVDLQVFVTFVEPALSSGEQLYEVFSSLQRFYDEVVPKGVSPILSAADLANVRNPEQHQIFGLLSVEGAECLDRRISVLDGLYRMGIRLIGLTWNGQNCLADGVGELRGGGLTQFGFEVVQRMNELGMVIDVSHLSVQGVWDVLDTSRAPIVASHSNAMRVHAHRRNLTDDQIRAIARSGGLIGATFVPPFLAEKGASIDDVLRHIDYLLTIAGEDAVGLGSDFDGIDEGPVGLRDGRSYPDLLERLYRAYGEPLAKKIAGESWLRVLESVLR
- a CDS encoding PHP domain-containing protein, whose amino-acid sequence is MHAVDLHVHTTASDGTLRPCEIAKLAREKKLFGIAVTDHDSVDGVPEAISAGLEYSVRVIAGVELSATDEARDIHILGYGMDLSCEPFRMKLSSLRCERDERIKKMVELAQRRGMPILFDDVLRESSGGAVGRPHLARAMVKRQIVSSVHEAFTLHLRRGATCFVERPQLTVKEAVRWIHDAGGVAVLAHPALIGDDAAIEAYLRFDMDGIEVDHPDNDVKQRAAYREMARRLNLFTTAGSDFHGAASGHRGDLGSQVMNYEDLPAVLRI
- the cotE gene encoding outer spore coat protein CotE, whose protein sequence is MHSRDEYREIITDAVCGRGSKYSQHTYTIHTANRPTTIGGCWVMNHSCEGVLIGETVEVRGRFDTNVWYSYNDNSETAVAKDTVSYVEQINLQGLDPNCSLDDLSVHVKVKQEPNCVDATIVDDHSEILVRVEIEWLVEVIGPTKVWVLTMTPSHKKDSFDVESSLLEESSL
- a CDS encoding YheC/YheD family protein; the encoded protein is MSQSHTVEVSYGALSKRLDFLGKRREMKILLPKGIRAALHMPPHAMRFMTTGHQAIRIGPAFAIYALPLTKGRRFGQQQSLFQDVSRLGARLGMDIYVITPGAIRTDSGVVMGYRFREGTWRKEVCPYPDVVWRRLTSRPRAFLTKLMEDETIFESIPQITLPRSMSEKGVMHQRVLMCSPFSAHVPHTLMARSTEELVACVDGFDDCYVKPARGTQGIGIVRVRRARGGYEVLRDGAPPREISLSELARRYAPFFRAGERVLIQETIPLLRTKEGRPLDFRCLVQAVNGRPVVTALIARIGSLESITTNLHTGGEAVSAQALLPHLSVAQASAMSAEFSRMESLACDLFEHIKRQHGELGEVGIDFAFDQDLRVYILEVNPCPGRRMLKNVDLRLRTRSITRILEHALCITGYESIKS
- a CDS encoding YheC/YheD family protein, with protein sequence MASPSRRVRKPYLTGVDNRESTVGVMAHVRLVDGQFSGRQGPALMKYLEIGRKHDIAVCVFDPADVDLKRHVLEGYVLQRGSETPQLIRREMPIPPVIYDQILSRRYEQLRAFRPLRAYLQKNAKLFNSGYFDKWDVDQWLKKRTALLPFLPETDLLRDAEQLRAFLMKHPVAFIKPTAGSLGIGILRVVQRDRGYFAQLRKRSGALSEETFKNAEDLFLRHQKRFLRPHIIQQGLTLIQDDGCPIDLRVVAQKNRLGIWCITKQYARKAASGEFVSNLTTGGEAQRIADLERSGLIQNAVMLRETIKALTMEVCTCIEKESRSLIGELGLDFGVAPDGHLYVIEVNSKPFKSPVTELGSEKLLDLSFLRPLRFAQWLCVKRGQKGVPR